ACCATACAAAAGGCGACCCGGCTAGGTGCTTTGCTTCGTATGCGACCCAGAACTTTAGAGCGCGATACACGGGCTCAACTCGATCCGCTCTTGCGGCCGGAATCTCCATAGCCAGTTGCTGAGGGGTTAGATGTCGCTCGATAACCCGCTTCGACACATCCAGCATTCTGAACACCATGCCAGAGACCGCTTCGGGTTCTTTGGCGATTTCATCGAGCAGTTCGTACCGCGCAAAGCGATAACAAAACGACTTAGTAGGTTCGAATTGGATATTCATCTCTTAGCGGCACCTTGAGAGAAAAGACTTGCACCGTCCAGTGTTGGGAGTTCTCACGACACCTCTAGACGTTCGTAGAGATATTTCTGAAACCCAGTGAACATCTTGCCAACGTCTTCAGCGCGACCAAGGTGAGTCAAGGCATCATGGATCGCCCCATACTTCAGTCGTAGCAGAGGGGTCAGCTTCTCCTGTTCCAGTTCCTCAACTCCCACCGAAACGTAGTGAGACAAAACAAAGTCGAGGAATGACTTCTGCTTGTCCGTGAAGTGCCCATCGATTTGCGCTTTGGCATTCTCGGCCCTGACCTCACGCGTCACGGGAGCTACAGCATAAGCAACGTGGGCAAGAACATCGTAGATGTCGCTCCTCTCCGCGTCGATGATCCGTTGCATCTCCGAAAGCTGCTCGGCCCCGAACCCCTTTTCTGCCAACCCCTGCAACAGCTTCTTTCGGGTCTCAGGGTCGCTCCAAATCCTTCGAAGCTCGTCTTCGTCTTTGAAGAATTCTGGTAGCTGGCCGAAGAGCATTTCGATGAACTGGTGGGCCGACATTGGAGTGCCATCGGGGTGCCAGAAGGTCGTACACATCATGTGCTGGATGCTGCGAGCCTTTCCGTCAGCCAGCTTGACCTTCACTCGCTGCCGCTTCTCGTACTTCGCCCCTTCTTCCTCGACTTCCGGGTCTCGCTCCTGTGGCTTCCGCTCGCCCCTCGGCGTCTTCTCTTCGGGCTCAAGCGGTTCCCCATCCCACTCCGGGTCATTGAAATGGTGATGGGCCTTCACGAAATCCCAAATGGTAAAATAGTCTTTCCCGTCGTAGAGCCTCGTCCCTCGTCCGATTATCTGCTTGAACTCAATCATGCTGTTTATCGGTCGAAGCAGGACGATGTTCCTGACGTTCCGAGCATCCACACCAGTCGAAAGCTTCTGAGAGGTCGTCAGGATAGTCGGGATCGTTTTCTCGTTGTCTTGGAAGTCCCTCAGGTGCTGGTCCCCCAAAGCACCATCGTTCGCCGTAACTCGCACGCAATAGTTCGGATCTTTGCTCGTCTTGATCTGATTGATGAGGTCTCTGACCAGCAGTGCGTGTTCCTGAGTTGCACAGAACACCAGAGTCTTCTCGTTCTGATTGATCTGCTCCATGAAGATCTGGACTCGTTTCGCCTCACGCTCTCGAATTTCGATGGATCTGTTGAAGTCGCTTTCGACGTACCGCCTCCCTTCCTCGATATCGCCGTCAATAACGTCGTCATCAGGCGTAAAAACGTACTCATCGATGGTCGTAGCGATCTGCTTAACCTTGAACGGCGTCAGGAAGCCGTCGTTGATGCCGTCTTTCAGCGAGTAGATGTAGACCGGCTCTCCGAAATACTTGTACGTATCGATGTTATCCTTGCGTTTCGGGGTCGCCGTGAGTCCAAGCTGAACAGCCGGTGAGAAGTATTCGAGGATGTCTCGCCAGTTGCTCTCATCGTTGGCCCCGCCTCGATGACACTCGTCAATGACAATGAAGTCGAAGAAGTCAGGTGGGTACTCTCCGAAGTAGGGTGAGGGATGGCCGTCCTTGGGTGGACCGCTCATGAACGTCTGAAAGATCGTGAAGAACAGACTGCCGTTCTTGGGAACCTTGCCTTTCTTGCGGACATCAGCCGGATCAATCCTTACCAACGCATCTTCGGGAAAGGCTGAGAATGCGTTGTAGGCTTGGTTGGCGAGGATATTCCGGTCAGCCAGAAACAGAATGCGAGGGCGACGACTAGGCTCTCTAGTCAGACTCCAGCGGCTGTGGAAGAGCTTCCAAGCTATCTGGAAAGCGATGAAAGTCTTCCCGGTTCCAGTAGCGAGGGTCAGGAGGATGCGTTGGTTGTCCTCTGCAATAGCCTCCATGACTCGTTCCACAGCGACATCTTGGTAGTAACGACTTGGATGAGATCCGCCTTTGTCCTCGAACGGAACAGCAGCAAAAAGATCTCTCCATGCATTGGCTTCAGAGAACGTCAGATTCCAGAGTTCAACGGGTGTCGGGTAAGAAGTTATGTCGCCTTCCTTCCCGTTCTTCATGTCGATTCCGTAGATGCCTTGCCCGTTAGTTGAGTAAGCAAAGCGAACAGCCAGCTTCCCTGAGTAGTCTTTGGCCTGTCCGACTCCTTCCGTGAGCGGCTTTTCCCATGCCTTGGCTTCGATGACGGCGAGCTTGTGGTTGCGGTAGACCAGAACGTAGTCGGCAATGCCGGGCTTTGCACGACGGCCATGCCCTTCGATTCGACCGGGAGTCAGGCAGTATTCTCGGAGAATTCTGCTGCCCTCGACAACACCCCACCCTGCTTCCTTGAGGGCAGGATCGACGTGTTCGGCTCTGGTCTCGGCTTCGTTCACCGGTTCATAGTGGCGACTTTTCCGGCCTTCCATACGAGAAAGTCGAGAAGACGAATTTCGCTGCAATCCGTCAACCGTCTATCACGCTCCTTCAGCCGCCTGAGTATGCCAGCGACTTCCGGTAGTGCGGCCCAAGCCGTGTAATCCGTCGCCATTGTCTTCAGAAGGTCAAGAAAAACCCCTATTCGTTCAGCCTTCGACAAATCCCGTGAAGGACGCTTGCCGCTTCTGAAGGCTAGGACGTGCTTGTCGAATATCGGACTGGTGTCGCTGTGGATGTTTGCCAGCTTGGAGACGAACGAAAACGGCAGAGCCTTGTCTCCTTTGCGACGTGGCAACTCGCTTAATTCTTCTAGTATCGACGCAACGTCTGGTGTGGCAGTAGGTTCAACGAGAGGAGGATCGAAGAGAATCTGAAAGTAGCGGTCCTTGAAGTCGGAAGTAAGCCCACCGACATTCAATCCGTAGTAGCCGGTAAAGAGTTGCTTAAACTTCCTGCAGGCCTTTTCAGAGCGATCATGAAGAAGCGCCTTTAGATCCAAGTACGGGCAGAAGTCGCAGCAGACCATGAGCGTTTCTGCCTCGTCCAGCGCCTCAATCTGACTTGTGGAGAGTTGCATCATTTACAATTGGCCTGAGAACGCTTGGTGAAGGAGAGATTTCTTCAGGTTATTAAGAGCGGTGATCTTCTGCTCATAGATAGCGTCGAGTTTGCCTGTCTCCTGCGAGACGGATTTCAACTCGTCAACAACTCTACGCCGTTCTTCAATGTCCTTCGGCATAGGGATGGGAATACTGTTCAGTGCGCCCTGCGTTAGCTTGGGCTGGGCCGCACCCCGGATGTATTCATCGAGCACAATGCTCTCTAGGTAAGCCTCGACAAAATGTTGAGTCCCAAGCTCATCGAACTTCAGAACGTGTGCGTGATTGTTTACCCAACACTTGCCCGTCACAGAGAAGGCGATGGGCGTCGACCTTGCCAACAAATTCGCACCGTCCTCCGAAACTAGTAGAACGTCGTCATCGAAGATGTAGTCATCAACGTAATCGACTACGCCGGACGCCCCGTAGTATGGATACTCACCGCTCTTACGGTCAGCCTTAGTGATCGGGACACGCTTGCTGTCTAGGTTCTCTGCCAAGTGATCGAGGGTCTTTTCCGTCCAATTTCGCTTACCGTGCGAGAACATGGACTCTCGATAGCTCTCGAAAACCGCACGAGCATTTTGAAGGTTCTTCTCGGCGCTGGCCTTGGCGGTGGCGATAGCCTCGAAAGCTTTGTCGAGAATGCCGATGATGCGCTGCTGTTCGGCAAGCGAAGGCACCGGGAAGCGAATCCCTGCCAGCATATCGGCGTCAATCTTCAATGTACCGTGTGCGGCAGAACTGATGATGCTTTCTCGGCCACCGTTACCTAGCGTGTGTCGGAGGGCTAGCAGTAGAAACCGAGGAACTACCTCCTTCGGTGGCTTGATGGCTCGAATGTCTTGGTTGAAAGCAACGGGTGCAACGACCTCGCCAATCGGTACTCCGTTGGCCAGTCCCATTCCTCGCACGAGGATTAAAAGAGATCCCTCTGGGGCAATCTTCGTCGCAGACTCACGTAGCGCCTTCTCGGAGATATGAAGTTCTGCGTCTTGAATCTCGTCCGATTTTAGATCTTTGGCTGAAACCCACGGGACACTGCCATTCCAAAAGGCAGCATTACTACGTGAAGGTGTGCCACCGCTGCTGATGGCGCAGCTTTCACCGACTGAAACCGTTGGCCATCCGGTTTTCACAATAGAGCCCTAATCCCCGCCAACACTTCCGCACTCTGCCGATCCAACGCCGCAATCTCGTCAAGAATGTCCTTCGGCCTTCGGTGCGTGACCACTTCACCACCGTTCGGGTTCTTCACAGACAAATCGAATGTCTTCTGGTTAATGGTTGCGGCCTCAACCGTCCAGGATTTCAGTGAATCGGTAAAGTTCTTCTGTAGCTTTACAAACTCGGCCAGATCGTCGTCGTTCAGCGGATTCGTCTTTCCAAGGCTTCGACCGGGCTCCAACTGATAGAACCAGATCTTCCGTGTCGACCGGCCCTTCTCGAAAAATAGGACCACGGTCTTCACACCGGCCCCTTGAAACGTCTTCTCCGGGCAGTCCAAAACAGTGTGAAGATTGCAGCTATCGAGAAGAAGCTTCCGAAGGCTCACCGCAGCGTTGTCGCCGTTGGACAAAAACGTGTTCTTGATGACCACCGCCCCTCTCCCACCAGCCCGCATCATCTTGATGAAGTGTTGGAGGAACAGGAAAGCTGTCTCCCCGGTCTTGATGGTGAAGTTTTGCTGGACCTCTTTCCGTTCATTGCCGCCAAAGGGGGGATTGGCCAGTACGATATCGTAGCGATCCTTCTCCTGAACGTCGGCAAGGTTCTCGGTCAACGTGTTCGTGTGGATGATGTTCGGTGCCTCAATCCCATGAAGAATCATGTTCATGATGGCGATGACGTATGCGAGAGACTTCTTTTCCTTGCCGTAAAAGGTCTTCTTCTGGAGGGTCGTAACGTCCTTGGTCGTGAGCTTCCCCTTGCGCTTCAGGTATTCGAAGGACTCGCAAAGAAATCCTGCTGACCCAACAGCACCGTCATAAATCGTCTCCCCAATCTTCGGGTCTACAACTTTCACCATCGCCCGGATCAGTGGACGTGGGGTGTAATACTCGCCGCCGTTTCGACCGGCGTTCCCCATATTCTTGATTTTCGCTTCATAGAGGTGCGAAAGCTCGTGCTTCTCGGTTTGGGAACGGAAGCGAAGCTCATCGATGTGGTCAATGATCTCCCGGAGGTTGTAGCCACTGGTGATCTTGTTTTTGATCTCCCCGAATATCTCACCGATCTTATACTCGATGGTATTCGGACCCGTGGCTTTCTGCTTGAAGCCATGGAGATACGGGAAGAGCTTTCCGTTGACGAAATCTCTTAGGTCGTCACCGGTCGTCGCCTTGTTGTGGTCGAGCTTGCCGTCCTTTCCTTTCGGTGCAGCCCAAGAATCCCAGCGATACTGCCTGTCGAGAATGTAGCTGTACTTCTTTCCGGCCAGAGCGGCTTCGTCAGCCCGGTCTTGCTCAAGATTATCGAGGTACTTCAGGAACAGCAGCCAAGAGGTCTGCTCCGAATAGTCCAGTTCCGTGGTGCATCCGGCCTCCTTTCGGAGAACGTCATCGATGTTTTTGAAAGCTTGCTCGAACACTGTGTTCCCTTCACTTCTGCTGACCGTTCCGGCTGATGGCCAAGCTCAGATCGGGGCAAACTATACGCGCCCAGCAGTCGATGCCCGCAGTTGGGTGCCTTTCTGGCCGTTACAGTCCTTGACCGCCCGATTAAGATCTGTTACAAAGCCTGAGAATGACGAGTTCTCGACCCTTCACCCATCGCCAAGAAGCGGTCGCATACTTCCGGGTCTCAACGCAGAGGCAGGCGGCGAGTGGACTCGGACTCGACGCCCAGCAGTCAACAGTCACCACTTACGCCAAGGCAGCCAGTCTGAGCGTCATAGCGGAGTACGTGGAGACGGAGACTGGAACCGGCAAGAAAGCCCGCCCCAAGCTCGCTGAGGCCCTGCGGGAGGCAAAAGCTCGCAAGGCGGTTCTTCTTATCGCCAAGATCGACCGTCTCGCTCGAAACGTCCGCTTCGTGGCCGAACTCATGGAGGCTGGGGTGGACTTTGTCGCCGTGGATATGCCGGATGCCAACAAGCTGACCGTCCACATAATCGCAGCTTTAGCGGAACATGAGGCCCGCCTGATCTCGGTTCGCACCAAAGATGCTTTAGGCGCGGCCAAGCGTCGTGGTGTCCGCCTTGGAACGCCCGGAAACCTGACTCGTCACGCTCAGATCAAGGGAGCCACGGCGATGAAGGCAAAGGCTATTGAGGAAAGTCGCTACGCCGCCACACTCGCACAGCTTCTGGCCAAAGATGGTCTCACTCTTCGTGCTATCGCTCAGCGGCTGAATGAGACCGGGCACCGAACTCGCACTGGCAAGCAGTGGGGACCGGTACAGGTCTCTAGGATGCTCGACCGGCTACGCTGAATCCTTTCGCATTGTCCGCGTTCGCCAATCGGCCCCATTCATCCACCTTACGGCACGGGTTGTCGGCAATGCAGTGGTCAGGCTTCGCTTCCTACCATCGCAAAGCGCATCTTGTATCGGAGCGCCGAACGTTCTTCGTCTTCGCGCTCGCCGTCTGATCCGTGAAACTCGTTATCGACAGCAACCGATTGCGAAGCCCTCAGCTTCGAGAATTTCTTGCGCAATCACCAGCGAACTTCGCTGTTTTGACCGACTATGCTTGGATGGAAGCGCACAATGGCGACTCCCTAGTAACGTTCCTTGCTTCAATGGAGGTGCTACGGCACTTCCCCCGTCAAGTGCTATTTCTAATCGGTACCACAAGAGTGTGCGCTCTCAGCGGGAACCCGTCAGGTCTTACTGACCGCATGATCGACACGAAGACGAGCGGAGGCTTTGAGCGTTTTGTTCGCTACTTGGATCTGGCTCGCAATGGCGACGCTACAGTTCAGCGCAGCATTTTCGAGTACGGCACCGCCGCATCAGCTCATCTAGCTACGATGCTCTCGCCTGCGGTTAGTTCTGAGGAATACTTCAGACGTTTTTCGAAAGACTTCTCCTATGCCGAGCTACAACAGCTGCGAGCGGGGGGCCCGTTGCCGTGGGAGTTCTTGGATAGGCTGGTCACCGTTGTCATTCAGATATCAAAGGTTCTGTTCGTGGAGCATCCGGCCACTACGCAGAAACCGCCTTTCGAAGAACTCCCCAATACTTTCATCTTTCGCTGGACGCTCTGCTCCTTTCTCCTCGAACTCGAGCGAAAGAGAACAGGTGGGCGTCAGAACGCGAAGGCGAAAATACTCCGCAACGACGTGGTAGACATGACATTCGCTGCATATGGCACCTACTTTGACGGGCTTATGACAACAGACGCCATTGCGCGGCTTATCCACGACCAAGCCAGCAGGTTTCTCGCAGAGCTATTCCGCTGCGACACTCCTGCTGCTCGGTTTCACGCGCCCACGAGCTGAGACATCACGCTTTTACCCAGCGCGTTATGCCGATCACAGAAATGAATCTCTTCGAAGAGAAGCGGTGGCTAGGAGAGTTCTTTGCTCCCGGTGCCTACGAGAAGCGTTTTTTTGGAGAACTCAACTACGCACCTGACAGCGGATTGGAACTCGCATACGGAATTGGAGCAGAAATCCAACCACCCGAAACGCAAATACTGCATGGCTACTTAGCTTCTGGAGAACACTGCACTCTCTTTGCCGACTTTAGAAGGGACGCTATCAGCAGCTTTTTCGGCAATGGGAAGATTGGTTGTCGTTTCATGGTTCTTGATGAATGCGTTGAACCGACCGCTCGGTTCGACCAACTGTCGTTCACGCTCACAAACCTTCAAGAATTTTTCTACCCTTACGGCCTCGTGTCAGATGTGAAGTTTTCCCAAGAGCCGCTTCTAAAGGTCGATACAAGCTTCGGTTCGATTGAGGTTCGCAACAGTGCGATCTTCAATTACCTTTCTCCCGATCTAACCGAGTTCTACAGCGAGAACGATTCGGCCTTGGAGGAATTTAAAGCTGCATTCGGCAGCTTGAAGAAAAAGTATCCAGACTTTCATCCCATGGTGCGAAAGGAGTTCGCCTACCGTGTACGGCTGAATTTTCATACGGGCTTGTCGCTGGCCGACGCCTATCGGGAAATGACAAATTTGGCTGATCTGTTTGCTGTCCTGACGTACCGACCAGTCCATCCAGAAACGATACAGGTCAGACGGCTCGGCGCAGACGAACCTGCCCCTTCCCTTCGTGTGTATCCCTACATCAGACTCGACACCCGAACCGTGAAGCTTTGCCGACGCCCCCTGATGAATCACACTATGCCGATTACTAACTCCAAGATCGTGTTGGACCAGATCATTGCAAAGTGGGTAGCTGGACCAGCGGCGAATACGACGCTCGTCACAAGCTTACAGCAGAAGACGGGATTTAGGACGCTGCACGATCTCCACGGGGAACTAATTCTATATTGCACGCAGCTGGAATCGATCAGCTACGAAGCCGGGAACAAGGAAAAGAAGTACGAGTACGCACTTGTCACGTATGCTTCTGCGCCTATGCGCAATACGCTCGCTGCGCTCTTCGCAAACGCTGGACTCTCGGACCTCGGAAAAGCGGTTGGACAACTCCGAGACGAAATTGCCCACGTCAAGAAGCCGAAGATATTGTTAGGAAAGCTTGGGGTCCCTGATCTAAGTCGAATATCTCGCTTACTCGAACTGACGATACTGTCGCGCCTGCTCACCAAGCTCGATATTCCACCGAACATTATTGCAGACTTTCAAGAGAGGTTTGCAACTACCAACTGAACATGAGGCCAGAAGTAGAACGAAGGACGACGCTGAGATCGCATCCTCCGTCCCTGAAAGCCGCAAACTCGTCCTATCTCCTAATCACGTAGTACCTGCGGACGGAAGCACATCGGGGAACATCCAAGCCTTCTGCTATTCGGGCGATTCGAGAAGAGAGCCGGGATTACAGCGCCTACTCGATAGCCGCTGCACAGGCCCGCTTTTCTAGCTCAGGGCCTGCTTAGAGAATAGGCGCTGGAGAACGAGTGCCGCAATTCGACACGACTAAGGACGTTACCGACGCTGTTCAGTTGCTGCGTTCCATCTGAAGTATGTCTCACTTCTGGAAACGGTTCGTTCTCAAACGCACTCTTCGAAGGTGCGCAACGGATTCCGTGCCGCGAAGCGGACCGGAAGGGAAAGCCGTAAACTCATTTTCCGTCTGGATTACTGTCGCTGAAGAAAACCTGAAGGTCTGGTGTCACCAAGCGGGCGATCAGGGTGTCGTTGGCAAACGTCTCGACAACGGAACGTACTCAATCGAGGTCTGCGTCCCTTACGCTTCAATTGACGGTTCGCACGTCGAAATTCAGCATTGGTACGGACTGGATGCTTTCCACTACGACAGCATCCGGCAGTACGTACTCGAAGGTCTATCCGGCTACGATTTTTTCAAGCTAGGGGTCGGAAGGCTTCGGCAGTCGTTCTTCAATCGCAAGCCGCTTATCCGACTCGAATTGATGTCGCTGCTACGTCAGTTCGTTAAGCTGACGAATGCTGAGCCTTCCTTCAAGACCGCGCCGCATTCCCTTGTCGCCCATGTCTCAGGCGGAATGCGGACGTATCTGCACCCTGATCACATCGAAGCAACGAAACACTACCGTTTGCTTCTAGACGCTTTGGTGGAGAGAGGCGATCTGCACCGAGACCATGGCGGCAACTACTCGCTTGCGCCCAAGGCGCTCATTACCCTTGCCCAGTTTGAACACGACGAACGAAGACATGGAGACAACACCCGCAGTGCGAATCGGATGCTGCTCTTGACCGTAGCATTAATTGGCGTTGGTCTCCTTCAGGCGTGGGCGACATGGATGGCGAGCAAATGATTGCCGAAGGGGCTGACACGACCTTCGATGATGCGATTCGTCGCCTCAACAGAAAGAGTCTACGCAGCGCCCTGACTACCGCTTCCTTTCTTTCTGCCCTCGAATACGCGGGACACTCTAGCAGCCCACTCTTCCCAAGCCTGAACAACGAGAAGACTCGGCTGATAGCGGAGGCAGCGATTCGAAGCAGGTCGGCATGGTACAAGGACGAGCCAGTCATCCCGAAGGATCTGCCCATACTTCTCAATGGAGCCTTGACCGCTTCAGACGATCATCGGCTTGACGAGATTTCATCGGATCGGCCACGACAGGAAATGCTCTACGACCTGCAAAAGTATTTCTCTCGGCTCGCATATGTTCAGATTCGACCCCAGCAGAATCAAGGGATCGCACTCGGCCAGCTTCTAGCCGTGACCGAACGACTTCCCCATGACCACTGGCAAGAGCTACCGCCTGAAATCCAGAATGTTGCCCAGTCTTTCCCGCAGGCTGCTCAGCAGGCGCTGGGCGAGTCTCCGTCAAATTTGATTCGAGCGGCCACTCTTCTCCTAAGCTACCTGACAAGAGTGGGCGAAACTTTCCTAACCCATGTACCAACGCCGCCATCATTCCAGAAGCAACGATGGCAGGCAGAACAGTTATACAAACTCGTTGGACAAGCGGGCGCTCAAGTCGCTGACCTCGCCATTCACCGCTCAGCCTTCGAACGGATGCTCACCAACGCCGGGCTATCCTGTAAAGCGGAACCCTTTCTAAGAGTCTTCTCCGGCCTAATTGACGATCTACGCAAGCTATACGAGTTGCCGCATTTCAATCTTGGCCCAGAAGGACATCGCCTCTCCCCTTTGGATCGGTTCCCAGTGGTGCTGGCGGACGATGGCGCTTTTTTTGTGATTCCGAACGCACGCAAGTTCTGCGCAGCCCTGAGCAGTGTTGTTCATTTCTCCTTGAATGAACTCTGCCGTGAGTCCTACGAGAGGGTTCGAGGGCACTGCCTTGAATTGTACTTTCGGAGGGTGCTTTCGGCTCGCGCTCCAACACTTTTAGTGATCCCCGAAAAGAAGTGGGCGACTGGCAAGGGGAACATTGCTGGCCCAGACCTCACCATTATCGACCATGGGGAGCACCCAATGGTTCTCGGCATTGAGATCAAATTTCGTAGGATGTTGCCAAACACCCGCTTCGAACTGCGGGACGAGGATATCAAGAGCAACTATAGCGACCTCTGGTCAGCACTCACAAAACTGGACGGAAAGCTCGACCAAGTGTTGGCGGGTCGGGGAGATTACTCTCAATACCGTTCTGACCTTGAGAGAGCTCGCAAGTATCCCCGCAGACTGCTTGGAGTTACCGGAGAGGCGCCATTCATGTTTGCCGAACTTGCGAACGCGCTTGCAGACCGCGACTCAGATTTCCCGCTTCATGGAGTCAGCAAAAACTGGTCAGTTATGGGTGCCGAAACATTCGAACGCTTCATTGAAGCTAGCGTGCAGCACGCCATCCCACTTCTCGATCTGTTCGACCAGTATCTCTCGGAGTCCACGAATCTCGAATTGTCCGGGGGAATGGCGGAAGCCTTTGGCAACATGGAACTCGATCTGAGCCAGAGCTACGCGGCTTCTTTCCTCTAGTTTTCGGAGCTTCGCACGTCTCACACCGTGAGACCCTCAGGACAATTCAAGCTCCGGGAAATCAGCGGCTGCGCCCCTCAGAATGCGCCCATGGATCTCTTGCTGATCTTCGTCATGCCCAGCGCAAGTCAAATAGTAGTTCGTAGATCCAAGGCGCTTGTAGATAAGCCATT
The window above is part of the Candidatus Limnocylindrales bacterium genome. Proteins encoded here:
- a CDS encoding recombinase family protein gives rise to the protein MTSSRPFTHRQEAVAYFRVSTQRQAASGLGLDAQQSTVTTYAKAASLSVIAEYVETETGTGKKARPKLAEALREAKARKAVLLIAKIDRLARNVRFVAELMEAGVDFVAVDMPDANKLTVHIIAALAEHEARLISVRTKDALGAAKRRGVRLGTPGNLTRHAQIKGATAMKAKAIEESRYAATLAQLLAKDGLTLRAIAQRLNETGHRTRTGKQWGPVQVSRMLDRLR
- a CDS encoding restriction endonuclease subunit S; this translates as MKTGWPTVSVGESCAISSGGTPSRSNAAFWNGSVPWVSAKDLKSDEIQDAELHISEKALRESATKIAPEGSLLILVRGMGLANGVPIGEVVAPVAFNQDIRAIKPPKEVVPRFLLLALRHTLGNGGRESIISSAAHGTLKIDADMLAGIRFPVPSLAEQQRIIGILDKAFEAIATAKASAEKNLQNARAVFESYRESMFSHGKRNWTEKTLDHLAENLDSKRVPITKADRKSGEYPYYGASGVVDYVDDYIFDDDVLLVSEDGANLLARSTPIAFSVTGKCWVNNHAHVLKFDELGTQHFVEAYLESIVLDEYIRGAAQPKLTQGALNSIPIPMPKDIEERRRVVDELKSVSQETGKLDAIYEQKITALNNLKKSLLHQAFSGQL
- a CDS encoding N-6 DNA methylase — translated: MFEQAFKNIDDVLRKEAGCTTELDYSEQTSWLLFLKYLDNLEQDRADEAALAGKKYSYILDRQYRWDSWAAPKGKDGKLDHNKATTGDDLRDFVNGKLFPYLHGFKQKATGPNTIEYKIGEIFGEIKNKITSGYNLREIIDHIDELRFRSQTEKHELSHLYEAKIKNMGNAGRNGGEYYTPRPLIRAMVKVVDPKIGETIYDGAVGSAGFLCESFEYLKRKGKLTTKDVTTLQKKTFYGKEKKSLAYVIAIMNMILHGIEAPNIIHTNTLTENLADVQEKDRYDIVLANPPFGGNERKEVQQNFTIKTGETAFLFLQHFIKMMRAGGRGAVVIKNTFLSNGDNAAVSLRKLLLDSCNLHTVLDCPEKTFQGAGVKTVVLFFEKGRSTRKIWFYQLEPGRSLGKTNPLNDDDLAEFVKLQKNFTDSLKSWTVEAATINQKTFDLSVKNPNGGEVVTHRRPKDILDEIAALDRQSAEVLAGIRALL
- a CDS encoding DEAD/DEAH box helicase family protein; its protein translation is MNEAETRAEHVDPALKEAGWGVVEGSRILREYCLTPGRIEGHGRRAKPGIADYVLVYRNHKLAVIEAKAWEKPLTEGVGQAKDYSGKLAVRFAYSTNGQGIYGIDMKNGKEGDITSYPTPVELWNLTFSEANAWRDLFAAVPFEDKGGSHPSRYYQDVAVERVMEAIAEDNQRILLTLATGTGKTFIAFQIAWKLFHSRWSLTREPSRRPRILFLADRNILANQAYNAFSAFPEDALVRIDPADVRKKGKVPKNGSLFFTIFQTFMSGPPKDGHPSPYFGEYPPDFFDFIVIDECHRGGANDESNWRDILEYFSPAVQLGLTATPKRKDNIDTYKYFGEPVYIYSLKDGINDGFLTPFKVKQIATTIDEYVFTPDDDVIDGDIEEGRRYVESDFNRSIEIREREAKRVQIFMEQINQNEKTLVFCATQEHALLVRDLINQIKTSKDPNYCVRVTANDGALGDQHLRDFQDNEKTIPTILTTSQKLSTGVDARNVRNIVLLRPINSMIEFKQIIGRGTRLYDGKDYFTIWDFVKAHHHFNDPEWDGEPLEPEEKTPRGERKPQERDPEVEEEGAKYEKRQRVKVKLADGKARSIQHMMCTTFWHPDGTPMSAHQFIEMLFGQLPEFFKDEDELRRIWSDPETRKKLLQGLAEKGFGAEQLSEMQRIIDAERSDIYDVLAHVAYAVAPVTREVRAENAKAQIDGHFTDKQKSFLDFVLSHYVSVGVEELEQEKLTPLLRLKYGAIHDALTHLGRAEDVGKMFTGFQKYLYERLEVS